ACGAACGCGTCGCCCGTTGGCGCGGCCGCGCCCACTGCGGTCGCGGCCTCCGGCGGGCCGACCAGGGCGGAGGCGGCGGTCGCGGCCATGGGAATCGGCGGAGTTTCTCAAGTAGTCGCTCACTCGGCCCTTCTCTCTTCTGCGAGCTCGGGCTTGGAATTGGGTTTTAGGGCTTggggtcgggctcgtcgggcgggCTTTGCTTGTGTGGAAATGGAGGATGGTGGCGAGTGGAGTTATATGCAGCGGGCAGCAGGTTCCGTGGCAGGCAAGGATGGGGTTAAGGTCGGTTTGATCGATGAACCGACTAGAACTTGCCTCTCGTGTTCCTCGTTGCGGAGTTTGGTTTTGTTTTTTCGGTAGTGGCCACGTCGCCGCGTGACTCATGGCCCGGCCAACTGTATGCATCACTTCTTTTGGGACGAGTCGTTTGACCGTCGGCGCAGTTCAGACGAGAATTAATAGAGAGCCTTTTTATCGTGAGCTCCACTCCGAGGTGCTAAAATGGCATTTAGACAATGAATGCGTATACACCCAAAGTAAATTTCCATTAAGAAAGTCTTATTGTAATATCAGTATATAGATGGTCGTAAGAAAAGTATATGGATAAACCCATGGACATATGAACCCACTTTGGGGAACTCATTTCTAAATacccaaaaaatctgaaaaaaataatCACACATACATCTTCATATTCTATGTGCGCGTGAAAAGTTTCGTGAAGAGACAACCTTTTCTTTGGCTgtgcaaaaaaagacaaaaaaatgtgTAGTGAAACACTATTTGGAAGCACTGAAACTTATCTTTTTTGCGGAGGCAAAATAAAAAGAGATTTGGAAAAAAAACTTTGCGCCGCACACCCATGTTGCAAAGATGTATGCGTGAAATTTTATTCgaattttttgacattttaaaacacgtttgaaaaccattttttcatATGCCCATTGTTTCAGGACGTCCCCACTAATGGTCGCAGTGCAAATAGATTATCTTTGCCAGCGCCGGCACGCTTGAATTGCTTCTTAGTACATGTTCAAGAGGAATTGTTTGCAAAAGCATAGCTGCTCAAGAGGAAATAGTGTTGGGAACAGCACTACACAGGGAGAAAACAAGGTGGAAGAATGTCACTATATTATTCAGTCTCCTTGAACGAACCAAGATGATAATAACATCAGTGGCCGGGTCATATTTACAGAGGAATCCGAGCATTATGTACACAAGGCAGCAAGCAAACGCAGACGAAGCAACTGAGCAAAGCCATAAATAAACTTTAAACAAGTGGCTGTATATTTACAATTGAGGTTTTCTTTCTCCCTTCATTTCAGCAGCCATGGCTAGGCAGGATCAGGAAGGCGTTCTTGCTTCAACGAGCAGTGGCAGCAGTGTCAGGCAGCATCGCCACCGTCACCACGAAGTACTCGCGGCCTGCCGGCAGGCCGTAGGGGTTGCTGTTCGGCGCAGACCGCCGATGGGCGCCAGGGCGCGGCGAGGCTTCGTTCTGGTCAGTGTGCTTTACCGCGCGCCGCTCAATGTGCACGATCTGGCCGATTATGTAGGCGGGCTGCCGAGGAAGGTGGGGCTCCGTGAACAGGGCCACCGACTCCTCAGAGAGGTAGTAGTTTGACCGGCTCCGGTTGATTGCCTCGTAGTGCCCAGCAGGGTTCCGGACAAACACCGCAAGCTCATGGACGTCGAAATGGCCAACCGATATCTTCTCCTTGCTGGCCTGTTGAAACAGTTTAGAAACACACGGTACAACTTACTTTCTCATTACCGCAAATTAACAGTACAAGAGATTAACGCAAACAAATTCAATCAGGTCCAACTTTATAATAGATTTCAAATCCACAGCATGCCTGTTAATACTCACTCATGTTCACGAGTCATGTTATGTCATTACTTTTGGGTAGTTCATTATTTTACCAAATTCAAGGTTTGTCTGATTTTTTATGAGTATCTTACCAACGAAAATATTCACATCCTATGGTTAGAGAAGCTGAATTCCATACCTGTTTTTCCAGTTGAAATTTACTATATAGATTGTTGACCAGTGTTTTCTTCTCCTCCAACTCTTTTATAAGAATCCCATGTGCTGCTTCCACCCTTGAGTAGCGTTCTATCAGCTCCTCACTCTGCCGTGACAGGAAACTAACCTTGTCTGCAAGGATCTTAATGCATTGCTGGAACTGAGTGGTAGAATCAGCTTCATCCTTCTTTACAGAACTGGAACAAAACAAGCCATTACAAAGGGGTCAGCAAGTACAGAACAACACTTAGATATCTCTTTCAGTAGGAAAAAGGATCAAAACCAAGGACATTAAAAACAAACATGTCTCTAGGTTAGTAACTAGTAACATAAAAATTGGCAAAAATAGCTAATTCTCTGGAGGCACTGACTATGATTTTAACACCAGATTCTAAAATACGATGTGTTCGACATTATCCCTCCAACAATTCATTTTCTCCGTAGGAGCAGATACACTTTTGTAATGAAATACTCAAATCCTTTGGCCAAGAACAGCAAATGTCTCTTCAGTCTCACATCAAGACGCTAAGATAAAATACAACAATCTGCACCTGCTTCCAATAAATTATTTATATTCAGTTGGATTATTCATTAGTTCTAAAGAAAGCCCAATCATCATGCATTGCTGATAAATCAGATGTGTACCACAATGAGCTTGAAATGATACACACTGACCAGTCAGTATACATATAACTTAATGCAAATGAGAGAAACATGATACCTTGCTAAGGAGAGGGCTAAAGAACGCAGAGACTCTGCAAAGCCAGACATGCCCGGTGCGGTGACGCAGTTATTTAGCCTTTCAAACAGACCATGTATCCTCAGAGCAGATGACCTCAGAGCATCATACTCAACAGCCCTTCTATCAGCGGAACATTTGTTGGTACGAGCCTCTTCCCTTGCCTCATGCAAGCAGTTTTCCAGGTGCGCACAATTAATCTGTATCAAGATTTATAAAATACAAAATAAGTAATGTTGCTTTATGCAAGCATGGAAAGAATACTTCAATTTGCAGAAAGCAGGTGAAGATTGTCCTAGATTATGTATATTTTACCTGAGACTCGTCAAGTAGAACACGGGCATTTTCAAGTTCTTCCTTCAGAGAGTTAACTTCGCCCATCACAGAGCTAAGTTTACTTTCTGCCTCATCCAACTGTTTTGATTTTTTATCTATTGTGTTTTGCAACTCTGACACAAAGAGCTCGTTATTCCTAAACTCCAAAGTATGATGTTCATTGGCTTTGGAGTTTAAGATGCCAAGAGGACCTTCTACAGGAATATCCGAAGTATCCACCATAGTGAGCTGAGTCAACATCTGCCCTTCCTTATCAATATTGACAACCTTATGTTCATTATCACGTGAAAATTCTGCCATGGGAGCATCCAGATTACCGCATCCTGCTGAGTTAAGTAATTGCAAGTTCAGTGCACCTGAAACGTCAGCCATATTCTCATCACCACCTTCTGTTTGCTTAGATGGCTGTtcagatgttgatgatgtctcatCCATAGCCACACTTGATTCGTCACGCAGATGGGTTTGCCTACCTCCATCCAGGTTGCAGTCATTACCTTTAAATGTAGAAAGGAGGGAATCTGATGCGCTTTTGCTTCCTGAAACCATTTGCCCGTGTATGTACTGATTCGCTAATTGTTCCTCAAGCTCCTGTATACGCTTTTCAAAGGACAAGCACTGCTCCTGCTTTGCCTTCAACACTGACTGAAGCTGGTTGGCATATTCATCCTTTGCGGAAAGTGCCTGAGCTGTTTTCTCTCTTGAATTTCTCAACACATTATCATTCTGCCCTTCATCAATAGATTCATGTGCGTATTCAGCGCCAAAAGTGCAGAGAACTGCAATTGCAGAAGCAAGTTCTGCTTTTAATCTGGCGTTCTCCACTTCTAATACACTAGTCCCTGTTATATCAACAGTATCACAGCCCCCAAAAAAATCCTGGGAATCCATTTGGCCATCAGTATTCAGACTGTTTTGTTCGGTGTTAATGAAATTTCCAGTGGTACTAGAATCACTTGATGAAGACTTATGTTGCTGTGATCTCTCAGGTTTCGAAAGAGACCCCACTAAAGACCGGGGGGCGAGCTTTTCCAGATCATCAACATCAATTGGCAGTAGATCGCAATCAAACGGTGCAATGTTTACATCACACTGGCTAGGTGAACCAAACAGACCCATGGAACCCATGATTTCTCCTCGAATGTACTTACGCCATGTACGAAGGAAAACCTCGCGTCTCCTTATCTCCACTTCACGCTCTGCTGCTAGTTTTTCAGCAAGCTGTCCAGCCAAGCCAGTATACAGCTTGAAAGAATGCCTTCTTCGCACGACCTCGGCAAGACAAGCCTTGTATGCATGGCCCAAGCCACCCagtagtttcagataagaaaattCTTTGTCTCGACTATCTATTGCCTCTTCGTATAAAATGAACTGACTCATCATCATGTCCTTGATATCAATTTGAGCAGATTTGACCCCTTTCACGCAAACATGTACTAAAGTATTTGTTTCATTTTTCTTGGTCTTGCATTTCTGAAGCAAGTTTGTAAGCATGCGGTCAAACTTACGTACGCTGGGCAAATTATCCTTTTCATGTACCTCATAGATACGACCAACTGCTGAAACTGCATCATGAGGTCGGACAGAAGCAGACAGTTGGCTCCTTGAGCATTCATCAACAAGCTTCTTTGATGTATCGACATCTTTACTGCAGAACATAAGAGTTCTCAGAATATAGTGTGATAGAAGCATGTTTCAATTATGGCAGAAAAGACGGATAATAAATATAGTAGTTACCAGATTAATTAAGTCTCGGGATAAGAAACTGTTATGTGGTAGTGGTACCATAAGTTCATAGCATATAAAGACCGGATAACATATCCCAATAAGCTGTTATCCCTTCATTCAGACAAGTGCCGATCTCACTAGTTAACATATTACTAATGCAAATCATAATTACTTACAAACTTTTTGGTATAACCAACATATTTTCTACACGATAAAATGATAATTCGTTGTTTATTCCACCATGCAAAACCATTTTCCAGTGTTCCATA
Above is a window of Triticum aestivum cultivar Chinese Spring chromosome 6B, IWGSC CS RefSeq v2.1, whole genome shotgun sequence DNA encoding:
- the LOC123136560 gene encoding autophagy-related protein 11, which encodes MSSGSAVTAGGSAGAEGAALGQKLMVHVAENGHSMEFECGGGTRVEAIQRAIEHVCGVPPADQLLLCGNIPLDGANHLAHYNLPRDDREVFLYNKARLHADSPPPAPESIDIPEPSIPPPPRPQDTALEVSADPALKALVSYEVRFRYDFQVANALYQSSVAKYEVCRRLLREWQVQERALDMARSNLEQAFRKPSLRYSNFMRSFAQQHRGYVEVLSTFERDVQRLRAIKLHPHLQCEGRRCLLDLMDENRLRKLADEYVSSQKGFEDFVLPLKAKFLELKRRVESLLNSMSSSAWKDLEALIKEHHRVIGDQKSIMQSLSKDVDTSKKLVDECSRSQLSASVRPHDAVSAVGRIYEVHEKDNLPSVRKFDRMLTNLLQKCKTKKNETNTLVHVCVKGVKSAQIDIKDMMMSQFILYEEAIDSRDKEFSYLKLLGGLGHAYKACLAEVVRRRHSFKLYTGLAGQLAEKLAAEREVEIRRREVFLRTWRKYIRGEIMGSMGLFGSPSQCDVNIAPFDCDLLPIDVDDLEKLAPRSLVGSLSKPERSQQHKSSSSDSSTTGNFINTEQNSLNTDGQMDSQDFFGGCDTVDITGTSVLEVENARLKAELASAIAVLCTFGAEYAHESIDEGQNDNVLRNSREKTAQALSAKDEYANQLQSVLKAKQEQCLSFEKRIQELEEQLANQYIHGQMVSGSKSASDSLLSTFKGNDCNLDGGRQTHLRDESSVAMDETSSTSEQPSKQTEGGDENMADVSGALNLQLLNSAGCGNLDAPMAEFSRDNEHKVVNIDKEGQMLTQLTMVDTSDIPVEGPLGILNSKANEHHTLEFRNNELFVSELQNTIDKKSKQLDEAESKLSSVMGEVNSLKEELENARVLLDESQINCAHLENCLHEAREEARTNKCSADRRAVEYDALRSSALRIHGLFERLNNCVTAPGMSGFAESLRSLALSLASSVKKDEADSTTQFQQCIKILADKVSFLSRQSEELIERYSRVEAAHGILIKELEEKKTLVNNLYSKFQLEKQASKEKISVGHFDVHELAVFVRNPAGHYEAINRSRSNYYLSEESVALFTEPHLPRQPAYIIGQIVHIERRAVKHTDQNEASPRPGAHRRSAPNSNPYGLPAGREYFVVTVAMLPDTAATAR